A region of Cellulophaga sp. RHA19 DNA encodes the following proteins:
- a CDS encoding phosphatidate cytidylyltransferase, translated as MKEIYKRAITGIIYVLLLLSAVFLNSDAFDFLFMAFGLACLFEYKRIVKLKGYYVFVAYLALWWTFIYFIQDEWVINLLLIATLITDVLLLYFLLSKKEKTFSPIEKFLTGLLFLGGGCIFLTMIPYRGGGFEKILIMGIFILIWVNDSFAYLVGRKLGRNKLFPSVSPKKTIEGAAGGLVFALIAAYIISIFETNLSIIQWLILATVIVVTGNLGDLIESKFKRKAKVKDSGAILPGHGGIWDRLDSLVFAAPFAFLTLIIFSHVS; from the coding sequence ATGAAAGAAATTTATAAAAGAGCAATAACAGGTATTATTTACGTATTACTTTTATTATCGGCTGTATTTTTAAACTCAGATGCATTCGATTTTTTATTTATGGCATTTGGTTTAGCTTGTTTATTTGAGTATAAACGTATAGTAAAATTAAAAGGTTACTATGTATTTGTTGCCTATTTAGCACTTTGGTGGACTTTTATTTATTTTATACAAGATGAATGGGTTATTAATTTACTACTTATTGCAACTTTAATAACAGACGTTCTACTACTATACTTTTTACTCTCTAAAAAAGAAAAAACTTTTTCTCCAATTGAGAAATTCCTAACCGGACTATTATTTTTAGGAGGTGGATGTATTTTTTTAACTATGATACCTTATAGAGGTGGTGGTTTTGAAAAAATATTAATTATGGGAATTTTTATTTTAATCTGGGTAAATGACAGTTTTGCTTACCTAGTTGGCCGTAAATTAGGACGTAACAAACTTTTTCCTTCGGTTTCTCCTAAAAAAACTATTGAAGGCGCAGCAGGCGGATTAGTATTTGCCTTAATTGCTGCGTATATTATTTCTATCTTTGAAACTAATTTAAGTATTATACAATGGCTTATATTAGCAACCGTAATAGTTGTAACAGGTAATTTAGGCGATTTAATAGAATCTAAATTTAAAAGAAAAGCTAAAGTAAAAGATAGCGGAGCAATATTACCAGGACACGGAGGAATTTGGGATCGTTTAGACAGTTTAGTCTTTGCTGCACCATTTGCATTTTTAACATTAATTATATTTTCACATGTTTCATAA
- a CDS encoding LUD domain-containing protein: MSIFGKLFGTSKKKSSDVPAENRGVHMPELDLPIDEKFTIYFKKNGGKFIYCDSNDEISSALKNIMEENDWQNSSFFSLDDRLEKKFTNEHITFSKSAQKSTVFFTTCEHLIAQNGSILISSNQLKERKMNELPDNFIVYATTSQLTASLGDGLKSIKKKYQGRIPANITTIKHFQSNIKEEDFLSYGSTAKNLYLILMEDL; encoded by the coding sequence ATGAGCATATTTGGTAAACTTTTTGGAACCAGTAAAAAAAAGAGTTCGGATGTACCCGCAGAGAACCGTGGTGTTCATATGCCAGAACTGGATTTACCTATAGACGAAAAGTTTACCATATATTTTAAAAAAAATGGCGGTAAATTTATTTACTGCGATTCTAATGACGAAATTTCATCTGCATTAAAAAATATAATGGAAGAGAACGACTGGCAAAACAGTTCTTTCTTTTCTTTAGATGACAGATTAGAAAAAAAATTTACTAACGAGCATATTACATTTTCTAAATCTGCTCAAAAAAGTACGGTATTCTTTACAACCTGCGAGCATTTAATAGCTCAAAACGGATCTATCTTAATTTCTTCTAACCAATTAAAAGAAAGAAAGATGAATGAGCTACCAGATAATTTTATTGTTTACGCAACTACAAGTCAGCTTACCGCTAGCTTAGGAGATGGCTTAAAAAGCATAAAAAAGAAATACCAAGGCAGAATCCCTGCAAACATCACCACCATAAAACATTTTCAGTCTAATATAAAAGAAGAAGATTTTTTATCTTACGGAAGTACAGCTAAAAACTTATATCTTATCTTGATGGAAGATTTATAA